Proteins encoded within one genomic window of Geotalea daltonii FRC-32:
- a CDS encoding beta strand repeat-containing protein produces the protein MGNDLSSKSLPPERGKGRGLLANMSGHAKLSLLGGLLMCLLTLGFLFVMNAPVQAFVTKGASCSAGSCHGATNTAATITTSINGTPGTSITVTAGSTIEVDWFYTSMLTNANRYSGTNPEIAIPANWTIAAGTANTTGLTGWNTAWNATDGATWNTSYSTASEFPNSPQGFSTDYTGTSWDNGSRNAAFDDGTAGDLDGTANRMGSDARITIPSNTPAGTYNIVVLGIGHDAANAKAHVEQVLTITVQTVAKQTPTINTWPTASAITYGQALSSSTLSGGSASVPGTFAWITSSTTPAVGAPAQAVRFTPTDTVGYNTVDGTVPITVNRAALTVTASSLSKTYGSANPALTVAYAGFVLGDTASSLTTQPTATTSATGSSPAGTYATVPSGGASNNYNFTYVNGTLTVNKAPLTVTSSSPNKTYGSVNPALTLSYSGFVLGETASNLTTQPTATTAATVSSPAGTYATVASGGVSNNYSFTYVDGTLTVNQAALTVTANDAGKTYGAANPTLAVSYSGFVLGETASNLTTQPTASTAATASSVVGTYPITANEGVSSNYSFTYVPGTLTVNKTMLTVTADDKSKSQGTANPPLTVSYVGFVLGETASNLATQPTATTTAIASSPVGTYPITPSGGVSSNYDFNYVAGTLTVTDFVKLDQTITFAAPSAKTYGDTDFNPGATASSGLPVSYTSSNTSVATIVGGLIHIVGAGTTTITANQAGDATYNAATPVPQTLTVNTKTLTVTAGSAGKTYGAANPALSVAYSGFVGSDTAASLTTQPTATTAAITTSPAGTYSTTASGGVSNNYSFNYVAGTLTINKAALTVTANASSKTYGSANPLLTVAYTGFVAGDTAASLISQATATTTATTTSAAGTYPITASGATSDNYNFTYVAGTLTVNKATLTVTANNASKLYGASNPVMSVIYAGFVNGDTAASLATQPTASTTVVVASPVGNYPITAAGGASNNYNFTYVAGTLTVDRAPLTVTANNAGKTYGAANPALTVAYTGFVAGDTAASLTSQATATTAATTTSGAGTYPITAAGATSNNYNFTYVAGTLTVDKAPLTVTANNAGKTYGAANPAFTVAYTSFVAGDTAASLTSQATATTAATTTSGAGTYPITAAGATSNNYNFTYVAGTLTVDRAPLTVTASNAGKIYGSANPALTVAYTGFVAGDTAASLTSQATATTAATTTSGAGTYPITAAGATSNNYNFTYVAGTLTVDKAPLTVTANNAGKTYGAANPALTVAYTGFVAGDTAASLTSQATATTTATTTSGAGTYPITAAGATSNNYNFTYVAGTLTVDKAPLTVTASNAGKTYGAANPALTVAYTGFVAGDTAASLTSQAPATTTATITSGAGTYPITAAGATSNNYNFTYIAGTLTVDKAPLTVTANNAGKTYGAANPALTVAYTGFVAGDTAASLTSQATATTAATTTSGAGTYPITAAGAAGNNYNFTYVAGTLTVDKAILTVTADDKTRAVGAPDPEFTASYSGFVAGDTSAVLSGFPILNTTATETSPVGTYPITPVQGTLAAANYDFTFVNGTLTVEAASVTYPLTVSIAGAGSVHSSDGFISCTGTTGCSYDYASGTIVTLTATASNSTFTGWSGACTGTAPCVVTMNAIQNVTATFESAQNVRIGSNYYLSIQSAYNAANDGATLEVRDQSFMEFMEDILFNRPVTVILDGGKDAGWNSSGFSSVNGSLTISDGTVDVRGLVIR, from the coding sequence ATGGGAAATGACTTGAGCAGTAAATCATTACCGCCTGAAAGGGGTAAGGGAAGGGGGCTGCTGGCGAATATGAGCGGGCATGCGAAGCTATCGCTGCTCGGGGGACTTTTAATGTGTCTTCTGACCCTGGGCTTTTTATTCGTTATGAACGCTCCGGTACAAGCCTTCGTAACCAAGGGGGCCTCGTGTTCTGCAGGATCTTGTCATGGGGCAACCAACACTGCAGCAACCATCACTACTTCAATCAACGGAACTCCGGGGACATCAATCACGGTAACCGCCGGTAGCACAATTGAAGTCGATTGGTTTTATACCAGCATGCTGACCAACGCGAACAGGTACTCCGGTACTAACCCTGAAATTGCAATTCCTGCAAACTGGACAATTGCAGCCGGTACTGCCAATACCACAGGCCTTACTGGTTGGAACACTGCATGGAATGCCACAGACGGTGCTACATGGAATACCAGCTATAGTACAGCCTCAGAGTTTCCCAACAGCCCTCAGGGGTTCTCTACCGATTATACCGGCACTTCATGGGATAACGGCTCCCGAAACGCTGCTTTCGATGACGGGACCGCTGGTGACCTTGATGGCACTGCAAACAGGATGGGGAGCGATGCACGAATCACTATTCCTTCAAACACACCAGCAGGGACTTATAATATTGTTGTACTTGGTATAGGTCATGATGCTGCTAACGCTAAAGCTCATGTTGAACAGGTGTTGACAATAACCGTTCAAACAGTAGCAAAGCAAACTCCAACTATCAATACATGGCCTACAGCCAGTGCAATCACTTACGGACAGGCACTTTCCTCCTCGACTCTGAGCGGCGGCAGTGCATCAGTTCCCGGTACCTTTGCCTGGATTACATCATCGACAACACCAGCTGTAGGAGCACCAGCACAAGCTGTTCGATTTACTCCTACGGATACTGTCGGTTACAACACCGTTGATGGCACTGTTCCCATTACCGTTAATAGGGCCGCTCTCACGGTAACCGCCAGTAGTCTGAGTAAAACTTATGGTAGTGCCAACCCGGCCCTCACCGTTGCCTACGCCGGGTTTGTTCTTGGCGATACCGCTTCCAGCCTCACCACTCAGCCGACTGCAACGACGTCTGCCACGGGTTCAAGCCCAGCAGGTACCTATGCTACGGTGCCCAGCGGCGGCGCCAGCAACAACTACAATTTTACCTATGTGAATGGGACCCTAACGGTTAATAAGGCACCTTTGACCGTAACCTCAAGTAGCCCGAATAAAACTTACGGCAGTGTCAACCCGGCACTCACCCTTTCTTACAGCGGCTTTGTCCTTGGCGAGACCGCGTCTAATCTCACCACCCAGCCCACAGCAACAACAGCGGCCACGGTTTCCAGTCCGGCAGGGACCTATGCTACTGTTGCCAGTGGTGGAGTGAGCAACAACTACAGCTTCACCTATGTAGATGGTACACTGACCGTTAACCAGGCAGCACTTACCGTTACGGCAAACGATGCCGGCAAGACCTATGGTGCTGCGAACCCTACTCTGGCAGTGTCATACAGCGGTTTCGTTCTCGGCGAGACCGCTTCTAACCTGACAACTCAACCAACTGCATCCACAGCCGCTACAGCCTCCAGTGTGGTTGGTACCTACCCCATTACTGCCAATGAAGGCGTAAGCAGCAACTACAGCTTTACCTACGTTCCCGGCACGTTGACTGTAAACAAAACAATGTTGACAGTTACGGCCGACGATAAGTCAAAGAGCCAGGGGACAGCAAATCCGCCCCTTACTGTTTCTTACGTCGGCTTCGTCCTTGGCGAGACTGCATCAAATCTTGCCACCCAGCCGACGGCAACCACTACAGCAATTGCGTCCAGCCCGGTGGGAACCTATCCCATCACGCCAAGCGGCGGCGTCAGCAGCAACTATGACTTCAATTATGTCGCCGGTACGCTTACGGTGACTGACTTCGTCAAACTTGATCAGACCATCACCTTTGCAGCTCCCTCCGCTAAAACATACGGAGATACGGATTTCAACCCGGGTGCCACGGCCAGTTCAGGTCTGCCGGTCAGCTACACCAGTTCCAACACTTCCGTTGCGACCATCGTTGGTGGCCTTATCCACATCGTTGGAGCCGGTACGACAACCATTACCGCAAACCAAGCTGGGGACGCTACCTATAACGCCGCTACGCCAGTCCCCCAGACGTTGACAGTGAACACGAAGACTTTGACTGTTACTGCCGGCAGTGCCGGCAAGACCTATGGTGCTGCAAACCCGGCACTCAGTGTTGCCTACAGTGGTTTTGTCGGATCTGACACTGCAGCCAGTCTGACTACGCAGCCGACTGCAACCACAGCCGCTATAACCACCAGCCCTGCCGGTACCTATTCAACAACGGCCAGTGGCGGGGTAAGCAATAACTACAGCTTCAACTACGTGGCCGGAACTCTGACCATTAACAAGGCCGCACTTACCGTAACTGCCAACGCCTCCAGCAAGACCTATGGTTCAGCCAATCCCCTCCTGACCGTAGCCTATACCGGTTTCGTTGCCGGTGACACTGCCGCTTCACTTATCAGCCAGGCAACTGCAACCACTACCGCAACGACGACAAGTGCCGCCGGAACTTATCCGATCACCGCATCGGGCGCAACAAGCGATAACTACAACTTCACCTATGTTGCCGGTACGCTGACCGTTAACAAGGCAACTCTTACCGTAACCGCCAATAACGCCAGCAAGCTCTACGGCGCTTCCAACCCGGTCATGAGCGTTATTTATGCCGGTTTTGTCAATGGCGACACCGCTGCTTCTCTTGCCACTCAACCAACGGCGTCCACAACGGTAGTCGTAGCAAGTCCTGTCGGCAATTATCCGATTACGGCAGCCGGTGGAGCCAGCAACAACTACAACTTCACCTATGTTGCCGGAACCCTGACCGTTGACAGGGCACCGCTCACCGTAACCGCCAACAATGCCGGCAAGACTTACGGCGCTGCCAATCCGGCCCTGACCGTAGCCTACACCGGTTTCGTTGCCGGTGATACTGCCGCATCACTTACCAGCCAGGCTACCGCAACCACCGCCGCAACGACAACCAGTGGCGCCGGCACCTACCCGATCACCGCAGCCGGCGCAACAAGCAACAACTACAACTTCACCTATGTTGCCGGAACATTGACCGTTGACAAGGCACCGCTTACCGTAACCGCCAACAATGCCGGCAAGACTTACGGCGCTGCCAATCCCGCCTTTACCGTAGCCTACACCAGTTTCGTTGCCGGTGATACTGCCGCATCACTTACCAGCCAGGCAACCGCAACCACCGCCGCAACGACAACCAGTGGCGCCGGCACCTACCCGATCACCGCAGCCGGCGCAACAAGCAACAATTACAACTTCACCTATGTTGCCGGAACCCTGACCGTTGACAGGGCACCGCTCACCGTAACCGCCAGCAACGCCGGCAAGATCTACGGCTCTGCCAATCCGGCCCTGACCGTGGCCTACACCGGTTTTGTTGCCGGGGATACCGCCGCATCACTTACCAGCCAGGCAACCGCAACCACCGCCGCAACGACAACCAGTGGCGCCGGCACCTACCCGATCACCGCAGCCGGCGCAACCAGCAACAACTACAACTTCACCTATGTTGCCGGTACGCTGACCGTTGACAAGGCACCGCTCACCGTAACCGCCAACAATGCCGGCAAGACTTACGGCGCTGCCAATCCGGCCTTGACCGTAGCCTACACCGGTTTCGTTGCCGGTGACACCGCAGCATCACTTACCAGCCAGGCAACTGCAACCACCACCGCAACCACGACCAGCGGCGCCGGAACTTACCCGATCACCGCAGCAGGCGCAACCAGCAACAACTACAACTTCACCTATGTTGCCGGTACGCTGACCGTTGACAAGGCACCGCTCACCGTAACCGCCAGCAACGCCGGCAAGACCTACGGCGCTGCCAATCCGGCCCTGACCGTAGCCTACACCGGTTTTGTCGCCGGTGATACTGCCGCATCACTTACCAGCCAGGCACCTGCAACCACCACCGCAACCATAACCAGCGGCGCCGGCACCTACCCGATCACCGCAGCCGGCGCAACCAGCAACAACTATAACTTCACCTATATTGCCGGAACCCTGACCGTTGACAAGGCACCGCTCACCGTAACCGCCAACAATGCCGGCAAGACTTACGGCGCTGCTAATCCGGCCCTGACCGTGGCCTACACCGGTTTTGTCGCCGGTGATACTGCCGCATCACTCACCAGCCAGGCAACCGCAACCACCGCCGCAACCACGACCAGCGGCGCCGGAACCTACCCGATCACCGCAGCCGGCGCAGCCGGCAACAACTACAACTTCACCTATGTGGCCGGTACGCTGACCGTTGACAAGGCAATCCTGACCGTGACGGCGGATGACAAGACCCGTGCTGTGGGTGCACCCGATCCAGAATTCACTGCAAGCTACTCAGGTTTTGTCGCCGGTGATACCTCAGCAGTCCTAAGCGGTTTTCCGATCTTGAATACGACCGCTACAGAGACGAGCCCTGTCGGTACCTACCCGATTACACCCGTTCAGGGAACACTGGCCGCGGCAAATTACGACTTCACATTCGTCAACGGTACTTTGACAGTGGAGGCGGCCTCAGTTACGTACCCACTCACGGTATCCATTGCAGGGGCTGGCAGTGTCCACAGCAGCGACGGCTTTATCTCCTGCACCGGCACCACAGGCTGCAGCTATGATTATGCCAGCGGCACAATCGTTACGCTGACAGCAACAGCTTCCAACTCTACTTTTACCGGATGGAGCGGTGCCTGTACCGGAACCGCCCCCTGCGTTGTGACAATGAATGCAATTCAGAATGTTACAGCCACATTTGAGTCGGCTCAAAACGTCAGAATTGGCTCAAACTACTACCTATCGATTCAGTCTGCTTACAATGCGGCCAATGATGGTGCAACCCTGGAAGTAAGGGATCAGAGCTTTATGGAGTTCATGGAAGATATTTTGTTCAACCGTCCTGTTACCGTCATACTCGATGGCGGTAAGGACGCAGGATGGAATAGTAGCGGCTTCAGTTCTGTCAACGGCTCATTGACTATCAGCGATGGAACAGTGGATGTAAGGGGTTTGGTAATTCGTTGA
- a CDS encoding acylphosphatase, which produces MKIRAMVTITGLVQGVAFRQSTQQTAQRLNVCGWVKNLPDGSVQGCFEGEETDVETLIGWCHEGPSRAEVSGVNVKKEPFSGQFESFRISY; this is translated from the coding sequence GTGAAGATTCGTGCCATGGTAACAATAACCGGTCTTGTGCAAGGGGTGGCTTTTCGCCAGAGCACCCAGCAGACCGCACAGAGGTTGAATGTCTGCGGCTGGGTGAAAAACCTCCCTGACGGGTCCGTTCAGGGATGTTTCGAGGGTGAAGAAACCGATGTGGAGACCTTGATTGGGTGGTGCCATGAAGGACCAAGTCGGGCAGAGGTAAGCGGAGTCAATGTAAAGAAAGAGCCATTTTCCGGGCAATTCGAGAGTTTTCGTATTTCCTATTGA
- the ligA gene encoding NAD-dependent DNA ligase LigA yields the protein MDRTAAQLRIQELHREINRHNYLYYVEDRPEITDAEYDLLLRELQQLEKEFPDLVTADSPTQRVGAAPLDKFNQVSHRLPMLSLENAFNEGEMRDFDERIKRYLGLPMAKEIEYVCEPKMDGLAVELIYEEGSLTFGSTRGDGYVGEDVTQNLKTVKSIPLRLHCSPPPSLVEVRGEVYLGLAPFQKLNMDREEAGLPPFANPRNAAAGSLRQLDPRITARRPLSIFCYAPGLVEGYEFTSQSQMLATLPQWGLPVNPLIKKVAGIDAVLAYYREIGETRESLPYEIDGVVIKVDSFDLQRDLGEKTRSPRWAIAWKFPPRQAVTVVEDIVPQVGRTGVITPVAHLKPVEVSGVMVSRATLHNWEEMEKKDIRKGDTVVVERAGDVIPAVVKVMTEKRLEGAELLAVPAACPECGSEIVKIPGEVAIRCLGLTCPAQIRETIIHFASRHAMDIEGMGDKYVEQLLRLELVKTVADLYYLTKKDFMRFERMGDKLAENLLNAIEASKHRELSRFIFALGIRHVGEHTAKLLASAFGSVEHLEKATEEELLSIREVGPQVAQSVRTFFRNPANREVIERMFAAGVRPAVEEKRLGGRFTGKTFVFTGALTRFTRDDAKNMVENEGGHAAGSVSKKTDYVVAGAEAGSKLDKARQLGVNVLTEDEFLKMLEG from the coding sequence ATGGACAGAACAGCCGCACAGCTTCGAATACAGGAGCTGCACCGGGAAATCAACCGTCATAATTACCTCTACTATGTGGAAGACCGGCCCGAAATCACCGATGCCGAGTATGATCTGCTCCTGCGCGAACTGCAACAGCTGGAAAAGGAATTCCCGGACCTTGTCACCGCGGACTCCCCCACCCAGCGGGTCGGGGCGGCCCCCCTGGATAAATTCAACCAGGTAAGCCACCGCCTGCCGATGCTCTCCCTAGAAAACGCATTCAATGAGGGAGAGATGCGTGATTTCGACGAGCGCATCAAGCGTTACCTGGGCCTACCCATGGCAAAGGAGATTGAGTACGTATGCGAGCCAAAGATGGATGGGCTGGCGGTGGAGCTTATCTATGAGGAAGGCTCCCTCACGTTCGGGTCCACGCGCGGCGACGGCTATGTGGGAGAGGATGTCACCCAGAACCTGAAAACGGTCAAGTCGATCCCCCTGCGCCTCCATTGCTCGCCCCCGCCCAGCCTGGTCGAGGTCAGGGGCGAGGTTTACCTGGGGCTGGCCCCCTTTCAGAAACTGAACATGGATCGGGAAGAAGCCGGCCTTCCCCCCTTTGCCAATCCGCGTAACGCTGCTGCGGGCTCCCTGCGCCAGTTGGACCCACGGATTACCGCCAGGCGGCCCCTCTCCATCTTCTGCTATGCGCCGGGTCTTGTTGAAGGATATGAATTTACCTCCCAAAGCCAAATGCTCGCCACCCTGCCCCAATGGGGGCTGCCCGTAAACCCTTTGATCAAAAAAGTTGCCGGTATCGACGCTGTCCTGGCCTATTACCGGGAAATAGGCGAGACACGGGAGTCGCTCCCCTATGAAATTGACGGTGTGGTGATCAAGGTGGACTCCTTCGATCTGCAGCGCGATCTGGGGGAAAAAACCCGCTCTCCCCGCTGGGCCATTGCCTGGAAATTTCCGCCGCGACAAGCGGTAACGGTCGTCGAAGATATCGTTCCCCAGGTTGGGCGCACCGGTGTCATCACCCCCGTTGCCCATCTCAAGCCGGTTGAGGTTTCGGGGGTGATGGTGTCCAGGGCAACCCTCCACAATTGGGAAGAAATGGAGAAAAAAGACATCCGTAAAGGAGATACGGTGGTCGTGGAGCGAGCCGGCGATGTCATTCCGGCCGTGGTCAAGGTCATGACAGAGAAGCGGCTGGAGGGTGCGGAGCTTTTGGCGGTTCCTGCTGCCTGTCCCGAGTGCGGTTCGGAGATCGTCAAGATACCGGGAGAAGTGGCAATCCGCTGCCTGGGGCTCACCTGCCCGGCCCAGATCAGGGAGACCATCATCCATTTCGCCTCGCGCCATGCCATGGATATAGAGGGGATGGGTGACAAGTACGTGGAGCAGCTGCTGCGGCTTGAGCTGGTTAAGACCGTCGCCGACCTCTACTATCTGACAAAGAAAGACTTCATGCGTTTCGAGCGCATGGGGGACAAACTGGCGGAGAACCTGCTTAATGCCATAGAGGCCAGCAAGCACCGGGAGCTGTCACGCTTCATCTTCGCCCTGGGCATCAGGCACGTTGGGGAGCACACGGCAAAGCTTCTGGCCAGTGCCTTCGGCAGCGTCGAGCACCTGGAAAAGGCGACGGAAGAGGAGCTGCTTTCCATCCGCGAAGTCGGCCCCCAGGTGGCCCAGAGCGTCCGCACCTTTTTCCGCAACCCGGCCAATCGGGAGGTGATCGAGCGCATGTTTGCCGCAGGAGTCAGACCGGCTGTGGAAGAAAAAAGGCTGGGAGGACGCTTTACCGGCAAGACCTTCGTCTTCACCGGCGCCCTCACCCGCTTCACCCGTGATGATGCAAAAAACATGGTAGAAAATGAAGGTGGGCACGCCGCCGGCTCGGTCTCGAAAAAGACTGACTATGTGGTTGCCGGAGCCGAGGCGGGAAGCAAACTGGACAAGGCCCGGCAGCTTGGTGTGAATGTGCTGACGGAAGATGAATTCTTGAAGATGCTGGAGGGATGA
- a CDS encoding helix-turn-helix domain-containing protein, whose translation MSWVKCPPSIPLLGNQLRERAGISQEKLAEHVGVSKGQIQKYEYGKDKMNTDKLQRVADALSVSVQEFFATGEDVLPLAVSEKLLLDAYRSIPNKEIKESILKITTNATRHDDKE comes from the coding sequence TTGTCATGGGTAAAATGCCCCCCCTCAATCCCCTTATTAGGCAACCAACTGCGGGAGCGGGCGGGTATCAGTCAGGAAAAGCTGGCGGAACACGTCGGGGTATCAAAGGGTCAGATACAAAAATATGAATACGGCAAGGACAAGATGAATACGGATAAGCTTCAGCGGGTGGCGGATGCGCTTTCAGTGTCTGTTCAGGAGTTTTTTGCAACCGGAGAGGATGTACTGCCCCTTGCCGTTTCCGAAAAACTCCTCCTCGACGCCTACCGCTCCATCCCCAACAAAGAAATTAAAGAAAGTATCCTCAAGATAACCACCAACGCTACCAGGCACGACGATAAGGAATAA
- a CDS encoding addiction module protein, translated as MKITMEEMTIELLGLPVAKRALLAKQLISSLDNAEGEDVEALWVLETEARYAEIENGTVECQPVYEALKEAREELK; from the coding sequence ATGAAAATAACAATGGAAGAAATGACGATAGAGCTTTTGGGACTTCCTGTTGCGAAGCGGGCCTTGCTGGCAAAACAATTGATCTCCAGTCTCGACAATGCGGAGGGTGAAGACGTCGAGGCGCTGTGGGTGCTGGAGACAGAAGCCCGCTATGCAGAGATTGAAAATGGTACTGTGGAATGCCAACCGGTGTATGAGGCGTTGAAGGAAGCAAGAGAAGAATTGAAATGA
- a CDS encoding type II toxin-antitoxin system RelE/ParE family toxin, which yields MKPVVIHPEAKREMIASAVFYEERISGLGKLFLDEVEKGFKLIAERPEAWTKFSSPNRRLILPAFPFGIIFRNESDRIYILAVMHLRREPGYWRRRH from the coding sequence ATGAAGCCTGTTGTCATCCACCCTGAAGCGAAAAGGGAGATGATTGCTTCTGCCGTTTTCTACGAGGAACGCATTTCCGGACTTGGCAAGCTCTTTCTTGACGAGGTCGAGAAAGGTTTCAAACTGATAGCCGAACGCCCCGAAGCATGGACCAAATTTTCTTCCCCGAATCGGCGCTTGATCCTTCCCGCTTTTCCCTTCGGCATTATTTTCCGCAATGAATCAGATCGAATTTACATACTTGCCGTCATGCACTTGCGACGTGAGCCGGGCTACTGGAGACGTCGCCATTAA
- a CDS encoding ATP-dependent helicase, with protein sequence MLDLFNLNPQQLAAVKHTEGALLVLAGAGSGKTGVITYRIAHLLLDKKVPPANILAVTFTNKAAKEMRERVDGLVGRAACKGLIISTFHSLGVRILRRDIERLGYKKNFSIYSTTDQIGLIKQIMREVNIDGKKFDGDTIIWKISAAKNKLITPDRYVPRFGDEYELLAAEVYPRYQSALKAFNAIDFDDIIMLTADLLQNHPEVLKHWQERFRYVMVDEYQDTNASQYLLVHLLAGGYGNLCVVGDDDQSIYGWRGADVGNILDFEKDFKECRVIKLEQNYRSTGNILEAANHVIGHNEKRKEKRLWTASGSGRPLDIIVVQDDEEEATTVVERVQVERLAHNLAYSDFAILYRTNAQSRAFEEQLRFEDIPYVLIGGMQFFERKEVKDAISYLKVIGNANDEIALLRIVNFPKRGIGDSTVVRINQWSMEQGCPLFEAFGRVDEIEGVAEATKLKVRDLHRLLAEEMTIFEQEGELAEKGKRLFKRLGLEDELYRTIDDPVLARRKAENIEQIVNSMAAYEERIPMPSLSGFLEKVSLMDEDRFSGKDKKEHGRDAVTLMSLHSSKGLEFPFVFLVGMEEEILPHKRSIYEDFSVDEERRLCYVGITRARKHLVMTRCLQRKKYGKLQERVPSRFLEEIPAHLVKEQQGIAAKTLTEEETDKMADDFFARMKAMLE encoded by the coding sequence TTGCTCGATTTATTCAACCTCAATCCCCAGCAACTGGCGGCGGTAAAACATACCGAAGGGGCGCTCCTGGTCCTGGCCGGGGCGGGTTCCGGCAAGACCGGGGTCATCACCTACCGCATTGCCCATCTGCTTCTGGACAAGAAAGTGCCGCCGGCCAATATCCTGGCGGTGACTTTCACCAACAAGGCGGCCAAGGAGATGCGGGAGCGGGTGGATGGACTGGTGGGGCGGGCCGCCTGCAAGGGGCTCATCATCTCCACCTTCCATTCCCTGGGGGTGCGCATCCTGCGCCGGGACATAGAGCGGCTCGGTTACAAGAAGAATTTCTCCATCTATTCGACCACCGATCAGATCGGCCTGATCAAGCAGATCATGCGCGAGGTCAATATCGACGGCAAGAAGTTCGATGGGGATACCATCATCTGGAAGATCTCGGCGGCGAAAAACAAGCTGATCACCCCGGACCGCTACGTTCCCCGCTTCGGCGACGAATACGAGCTGCTGGCAGCGGAGGTCTATCCCCGCTACCAGTCGGCACTGAAGGCCTTCAATGCCATCGATTTCGACGACATCATCATGCTGACGGCTGACCTGCTGCAGAATCACCCCGAGGTGCTAAAGCACTGGCAGGAACGCTTCCGCTATGTGATGGTCGATGAATATCAGGACACCAATGCCTCCCAATATCTGCTGGTACACCTCCTGGCCGGCGGCTACGGTAATCTCTGTGTGGTGGGGGATGACGACCAGAGCATCTACGGCTGGCGCGGCGCGGACGTGGGCAACATTCTTGATTTCGAGAAGGATTTCAAGGAGTGCCGGGTCATCAAGCTGGAACAGAACTACCGCTCCACCGGCAATATCCTGGAGGCAGCAAACCATGTCATCGGCCACAATGAAAAGCGTAAGGAGAAACGGCTCTGGACAGCTTCCGGCAGCGGCCGTCCCCTGGACATCATTGTCGTTCAGGATGATGAAGAGGAGGCCACCACGGTGGTCGAAAGGGTCCAGGTGGAGCGGCTGGCCCACAATCTTGCCTACAGCGACTTTGCCATCCTTTACCGTACCAATGCCCAAAGCCGTGCCTTCGAGGAACAACTGCGCTTCGAGGACATACCCTATGTGCTCATCGGCGGCATGCAGTTCTTCGAGCGCAAGGAGGTAAAGGACGCCATTTCCTACCTCAAGGTGATCGGCAACGCCAATGACGAGATAGCTCTGTTGCGCATCGTCAACTTCCCCAAGCGGGGGATCGGCGACAGCACGGTGGTGAGGATCAACCAGTGGTCCATGGAGCAGGGCTGTCCCCTGTTCGAGGCCTTCGGTAGGGTCGACGAGATCGAGGGGGTCGCAGAAGCGACAAAGCTGAAAGTGCGGGATTTACACCGGCTGCTGGCCGAGGAGATGACCATTTTCGAGCAAGAGGGTGAACTGGCGGAAAAAGGGAAGCGGCTTTTCAAACGTCTGGGACTGGAGGACGAGCTGTACCGGACCATAGATGATCCGGTGCTGGCCAGGAGGAAGGCGGAAAACATCGAGCAGATCGTCAACTCCATGGCTGCCTATGAGGAGAGGATTCCCATGCCTTCCCTGTCCGGTTTTCTGGAAAAAGTCTCCCTCATGGACGAGGACCGCTTCTCGGGCAAGGACAAGAAGGAGCACGGCCGAGATGCCGTGACGCTCATGTCGCTCCATTCCAGCAAGGGGCTGGAGTTTCCTTTTGTCTTCCTGGTGGGGATGGAAGAGGAGATCCTTCCCCACAAGCGGTCCATCTATGAGGATTTTTCCGTAGATGAGGAGCGCCGGCTCTGCTATGTGGGGATCACCCGCGCCAGAAAACATCTGGTGATGACCCGCTGTCTGCAGCGCAAGAAGTACGGCAAACTGCAGGAACGGGTGCCGAGCCGGTTTCTTGAAGAAATTCCGGCGCATCTGGTCAAAGAGCAGCAAGGCATCGCAGCCAAGACCTTGACCGAAGAGGAAACGGATAAAATGGCCGATGATTTCTTTGCCAGGATGAAGGCGATGCTGGAATAA
- a CDS encoding ferritin-like domain-containing protein, which yields MDLYQFAMKMEVDGKAFYEKMAAETPHRGLKSVFSMLAADEQKHYDTIVAMREGGAVTMADTTVLENTRNVFEGIRAEKTLAEGLRKEHDAFQYAMKIEADSVRLYEDMAKKENDAAIIALLQKIADEEKKHYNIVENLYDYTLRPEYFLEWREFSNLKPL from the coding sequence ATGGACCTTTATCAATTTGCCATGAAGATGGAAGTGGACGGCAAGGCTTTCTATGAAAAAATGGCGGCAGAAACCCCGCACCGGGGCCTGAAGAGTGTCTTCTCCATGCTTGCCGCCGACGAGCAGAAACACTATGACACCATTGTCGCCATGCGGGAAGGTGGCGCTGTGACAATGGCCGACACGACGGTTCTGGAAAACACCAGGAACGTTTTCGAAGGGATTCGCGCTGAAAAGACCTTGGCGGAAGGCCTGAGGAAGGAGCATGACGCCTTCCAGTACGCCATGAAGATCGAGGCGGACAGTGTACGTCTTTACGAGGACATGGCAAAAAAGGAAAATGATGCAGCGATTATTGCCCTGCTGCAGAAGATAGCCGATGAGGAGAAGAAGCATTACAACATCGTGGAAAACCTCTACGACTACACCCTGCGGCCGGAGTATTTCCTGGAGTGGCGGGAGTTTTCCAATCTGAAGCCGCTTTAG